In the genome of Acanthopagrus latus isolate v.2019 chromosome 17, fAcaLat1.1, whole genome shotgun sequence, the window TGGCGGCCGGGGCAGTGTTGAAACTGGCTGCAGACATGCAGACATCCTGGGCCGCATCTCTCAGCACCGACCTGCCGTTTAACTGTCGCATCATCTTAGTATTCACATGCTGTCATGGTCTCATGGCTGTCTGCGCATAATGTAACACAATGTAACGTGAGCTGttatcaacagcagcagctgtggcctCAGTTACAGTTGGTAATCTGACCAGGCTGACCACATTCACTGTGACACACTTCAGACCAGACCTACTTCACCACAGAGGAGAGAGTAATCCATTACATGTCTCTGTATCCGGCTGCTTCACTTACTGCTTACCACGCAGAATATAGTGGTCATTACAAGGCATCATATCTGTTGAACATGGGTTATGTGCATAACTCATATGGGACTGACAAACAGTATATAAACTAGTTCAACTCAGCTCCATCTCAACCTACTACAACTGTATTACACGTGAATGCATAATAATACttattaataatatatgataGTCAAATGTAGTTCATTTTTTAGCATTATATGTACTTTCATGTTTGATCCTTACACCACATTTTGCTGATTGTACGTGCATAAGTAGGTcgtattttgttttacttgtgaTCACTGTGTTCTCAGTGTGTTATGGCTAATTTTACTGTATAATCTTACATTTTTGAATTACCTACTTTACAATTATCGGTGATTAACCATAATGCAATCATATTGTAGTAATCTGTTTTAGAAATAATAATGGTGCTGTGTCATGTTTAGTGGAAGAGAAACTCAGACCACTGACATGTAAAAATAGCAGTACCACAAAGAGTGACATGATAAGGAAACATGCAACAATAACCACAAAACTGtcatgttcagtgttcatgtaCAGATGTTTGGTTAGTCTCTATATCACTGAGCAATACAGGTGGTTAAAAATGCCACAGAAACATAGGACAACTAAAAGATAACTTTTTAATCTGACACCGACAAATAAAATCTTCTTAGTCATCACATATtgggcttttttctttctccaggtGAATATGGGCACACAGAAGTGTCCCTTAAAACCTTGAGTTTACTAAGACCTTGAGCCTATTATTGAATTTTACAGTGCTGCCACAGATGTGATCATTAAATTCCTGTATGCGCTACTTACTAACAGCTCATTCCCCACAAGTGTTACTGCCTTAAAGACCAGGAAATAAGCTAACTGACCAGGCAGCTGCCATAGAGAACATGCCGAATAATGTTAAGTGATACTGTATAATCTTTAAAGAACTACAATAATGCCGTGAACCTTGCAGAGAGATATTGCACAGGTCTAAGGACAAGAGCTGTAAACTTCTACATCTGAGAGACTGttgaacattaaatattgataaaaGAGTAGagaatgaaaaaacacattaacatctGACTTCCAAGTaccaaaagatttttttcattgattCTTTTATCGTGGACGGATCAACAGTTGAAGTTTCCTCTGGGAACTGTTTTCTGGAATCTCTCCAGGTCCAATTTCACATTCAAGTGCTTGTGTGGTATGTGGTTAGTCAGCACATCCTGCTGCACCGACGTATATGGCAGTTCCTCTCTCCTCATGCCagcttttgtgttgtgttcagacAGCTGCAGCCATGGGCAAGTCACAGTCACTCTTGGCAAAACACAAAGACGAGAGTCAAGACGCACTAACAGCTGATGGCGAGTACAGAGACAGTCAAACAGACGAGGATGGAAAGAATGGAGACGTATCCCAGTTCCCGTATGTGGAGTTCACTGGACGGGACAGCGTCACGTGCCCCACGTGTCAGGGCACCGGCAGGATCCCACGAGGTGAACCTTTGTCAATAATCACCACTCAGTGACCATTATCAATATTAAGATGAATCTGTATGAAGAGCAGTGCCTTTAAGGCCCATGAAACCATAGTTTCTAATCACTTCATCAATTTATTCACAACCAAATAAGCATACTCGGTTgaagttcagaaaaaaaaacatcctcaagTAATATTAAAAGTCAAGAGGAAAAGATTTGAGGGTTAAATGGTTAAGTGTGCCAGCCTTTACCACAATGTATACTAATTTAAACCTTAACgttaataaaatcaaataataatatagaaaaatatacatatatagacaTGTTTCAGGCCTTTATGcctgcaacacatttcatataACAGATGATGCAAACAATGTGCTAACTTAAAGacctcaaaataaaatatcaatttCTTAATTCCATGCAGTTAGAATGGGAAGCCCAGCTGTTTTTTCACAGAGCACACAGCTCAAACAATCTatttccttcctgctgctgtaccacagttacaaaccacaaatatgttcaaGATTGCCATGCATCTAATAAACCAAATAACTAATTCGTCAATgcatttaattacacatttcttATTGTGTTGGCTGTTTTGGTGGGGTAAGAATAAATCAATCatctatttgaaaaaaaaaaactataatttTATGTGGGAAAAAAGTCAACTTTGAGATGATATTCTCAATAGTTGTACAGTATTGCATAGGGCAAATCTTCCAACATATTCAATCCAACGGTGAAAtgagaaagcttttttttctcctttgattTATTCAACAGGCCAAGAGAATCAACTTGTGGCTCTGATTCCATACAGTGACCAAAGGCTCAGACCAAGCAGGACGTAAGTCTGCACTTAGCGCTCTTTTTTGAGATGAGCTGAGTTGGCTGTCTGCATGATGAAACTCAATGAACACACGGTATTGACTTTGAAGTCATCAGCTGGTTTCAGGGTctcacttctcttttctctctcatccagTAAGCTGTATGTCACAATATCAGTGGCACTGtgcctgctgctgtctggccTGGCTGTCTTCTTCTTATTCCCCCGCTCTATTGATGTCTCCTATGTGGGAGTGAAGTCTGCCTACGTCTCCTACGACCTGGACAAACGAATTGTCTATCTCAACATTACAGTAAGATTGTGTGGCCGTGTTCCCCTTACTTAAAATGGGCCTGTTATAATACCCTGTTGGAGAATTTGGCCCGTGTTTAAGTTAAACATTTCGCTTTACTTCATGTATGCTCTGCATGTTGTGATGAAACACAAGATAATGATCACTTGACTCTGCAGTTCCCCAAGCTGTAGTTTACACAGCTATCTTTCGACACATGTGTTCTTTGTCTGACCTGCAACCTTCCATTTTTATGGATCAATCTAAATGCTCTCATCAGTGCTGTTTAAGGCTACAGCAGGCAGTTATTATCAGCAAAAAAAGTTCCAGTactggttaaaaaacaaacagcagatagAAAAAAGTTAGCAAATAGCAGGTGAGAACTGTGTTAAAGGATGAGACATTTCCCTCAGGGGTCGTGGAGACCATAACAGACACAAAAGACAGACTTACACATGCCACAGTTCTCTTCCAAGAAGTAATAATGACAGTGATTTCTCCCTTGAAAGCTATCATTGAGGCTTTTTCATCCACAACTCTATATCCCGAATCTCacaccttttattttcttccattCAGAGCACTCTGAACATCACCAATAACAACTACTATGCTGTATCTGTGACCAACATCACAGCCCAAGTGCAGTTCTCCAAGACAGTGATAGGCAAGGCCAAGTTTAACAACAGTTCCGTGATCATACCACTGGATGAGCGGCAGGTAGGTTTAACTGCACTTTACTGttcacacctgaacacaacTTCACCAAAGTACCCTGCAGAGTTACATATGTCTGCTAAGAAAACCATAATTATAGGTTAccaaaaatgcaccaaaaaacTCTGATGCATTTCAGTTTTGACTGAAACTTGCACAGCCTACACAACAGCACATTGTTACACCCACAATCGGAACACAAAGGAACCTCGCCATGTCATGTGATTGCTAAACATTTCagttatgtttctgcaaaaatcCAGATCTCAAACAAACCTTCCAAGCACATTAAAGCCTCCCTATCTTTAGATGTTCTAACATTACATATCTTGGTGCCACTGCTCACTAATGGACCACTGGCTGCTTATTAAAACAGAATTCAGGAATAATAGTACCAAACTacatacgtttttttttttctgttattagCATTAAAGTGtctcttatttttctctctttcactgcagaTTGACTACACAGTTCCCACCACCATAGCTGATGATATGAGTTACATGTTGTAAGTATCTTGCTTAAAGCCCTGAACATGCACTGTTAACACTTTGATCAATCTTaaaacactttctttctctttttacagTGACTACTGCACCTTGCCAACCATTAAAGTGCACAACATAGTGGTCATGATGCAGTAAGTATGGCTATatgtacaaatatataaaaCGATTTCTTCATTTACACCCCACATTATAATATTTTCTTTAAGTCTCAGTATCTCAACAACTCTCTCCTCTGTACCCACGTACTTTTCACCACACATACTGAAGAGCTGCCCAGAAGCAACACAGCCTTCTGCTGTGGAGCACTGCTCAGACCACCAGGGGATACATGGGCTTTTGTGTGGCTTGTTCATTTACACGTCAACACTCACATTCAAACAGATTGTAAATTTAGCAAAGCAAACATTTCTCCGATCTTAATCAGATGACTTAATCCTCTGTGGTCAAAAACAGCTTTCAAGCCAAGTGAACGTCAGACTGAATGCCAGTGGAAATGGGCAAGAAAAGAACCAGCTGAAAACATAAAGCCTGTTCTTGCTTTTCAGTGGTTTTGCATCCACATCAGAAGTGAATGTCTTTTGCAGGTTTAATCTTGATGCACCTAACAATAGTTGAGTGcattaaaaaggtgcaaaaagGTAAATCAGTCTGTGTCTAGACACTTTTTGGAGGATAAGGTGACACCAGTCTTAActaggaaacagaaaacaacacaatcagAACATAGATACCAATGAAAATGGcattgatatttttttgttgatagTCAATCAACAAGAAAATATGTATGCCAAAACGTGAACATTCATCACTGCTCCAAGCCAGTCAGCTAATAGTGCCATTCAGCTGTATGACAAACTGTGCTAGCTAACTTACGGCAGCTGGTAGCTAAAATCAGAGATAGCTACAACAGTGAGCACAGGGATCAGCGGTTGCCCATCTGGTGATatactgccccctatttgtttggagcgTCCCTCAACACCTAGGCAATctttacacattgcacctttaagtcaaCCAAGAAGT includes:
- the tmem106ba gene encoding transmembrane protein 106Ba isoform X1, producing MAVPLSSCQLLCCVQTAAAMGKSQSLLAKHKDESQDALTADGEYRDSQTDEDGKNGDVSQFPYVEFTGRDSVTCPTCQGTGRIPRGQENQLVALIPYSDQRLRPSRTKLYVTISVALCLLLSGLAVFFLFPRSIDVSYVGVKSAYVSYDLDKRIVYLNITSTLNITNNNYYAVSVTNITAQVQFSKTVIGKAKFNNSSVIIPLDERQIDYTVPTTIADDMSYMFDYCTLPTIKVHNIVVMMQVTVTTAYFGHAEQVSQEMYQYVDCGGNTTSLHEHMQVYK
- the tmem106ba gene encoding transmembrane protein 106Ba isoform X2 — translated: MGKSQSLLAKHKDESQDALTADGEYRDSQTDEDGKNGDVSQFPYVEFTGRDSVTCPTCQGTGRIPRGQENQLVALIPYSDQRLRPSRTKLYVTISVALCLLLSGLAVFFLFPRSIDVSYVGVKSAYVSYDLDKRIVYLNITSTLNITNNNYYAVSVTNITAQVQFSKTVIGKAKFNNSSVIIPLDERQIDYTVPTTIADDMSYMFDYCTLPTIKVHNIVVMMQVTVTTAYFGHAEQVSQEMYQYVDCGGNTTSLHEHMQVYK